aaatgcgctgacttggtcagtatatccataataacccaaactgcatcgaacttcctctgagtctgtgagagtccaacaacaaaatctatagtgatacactcccacttccactcaggaatctccatcttctgaagcaaaccaccaggcctctgatgctcgtactttacttgctgacaatttaggcaccgagctacatatgcaactatgtctttcttcattctcctcgaccaataatgctgccgcaagtcctgatatatcttggcggcgcccggatgaatagaatactgggaCCTGTGAGCTtgctctagaatcaactcacaaagtccatccatattaggcacacaaacatgaccatgtatcctcaaaactccatcatctccaatcgTAACttgcttggcatcaccgtgccgcACGGTATccctaaggacaagtaaatgaggatcatcatactaccgctccCTGGTGCGCTCAAACAATGAAGACCAAGTGACCGTACAAGCTAGAACATGaatgggctcagaaacatccaacctcccgaactgattggccaaggcctgaacatctaatgcaagcggtctctcaccgactggaatgtatgcaaggctgcccatactcattgacttcctactcaaggcatcggccaccacattggccttcccgggatgatacaagatggtgatatcatagtctttcaatagttcaaccaccttctctgcctcaaattgagctccttttgcttgaacaaatactgcaaactccgaTAATCCGTGAATACCTAACATGACATGCCATAAAGATAGTtcctctaaatcttcaacgcgtgaacaatggctacaagctctaagtcatggacATAATAATTATTCTCGGTAATTACCTTGCCACCCTGCaacaataccgcaccaagtctaaTATGAGATGCGTCACAGTatactatataaggccctgaacctatgggcagcACTAACACCGAGGCCGtagtcaaagtagtcttgagcttctgaaagctcggttcacactcgtctgaccatctgaacgcgACACCCTACTAGATCAACCTGGTCAATggctgctatagatgagaacccctcaaCAAACCAACGGTAATAACTCGCCAATCCCaaaaaactccggatctctgtagctgaagtgggtctaggccagtttttgactgcctcaatcctcttaggatccacctgaatacgcTCTATTGATACAAAGTGCCCCAAGAAAGcgactgaactcaaccaaaactcgcattttgaaaacttatCATATAACTGactgtctctcagagtctgaagcatgATCCAtaaatgctgctcatgctcctctcggttgcaggagtagatcaagatatcatcaataaacacaatcacaaaggaatccaaatagggcttggacacccggttcatcaaatccataaatgttgttggggtcaTTTGTTGGCCCAAATAACATCACTAGAAActtataatgcccataccgagttcgaaaagctatcttagggacatcagatgccctaatacttaactgatggtagccaaatctcaaatcaatctttgaaaacaccttgacACCCTagagctgatcaaataagtcgtcaatccttggcaatggatacttgttcttgatggtgactttgttcagctgctgataatctatgcacatcctcatcgatccatccttcttcttcacaaacaacacgaGTACACCCCAgagcgagacactaggtctaataaagcccttatcaagaaaatcttgcagctgctctttcaattctttcaactctggcggggctaTATGGTATGGCaaaatagaaatggactgagtgcccggAACCAAATTAATACAGAAGTCGATATCCTTgttgggtggcatccccggcaggtctacaggaaacacctcTAGAAACTCACAAACGACCGGTACTAAATCCATGTAAGGAACCTCCGTACTAGAATCGCAGACATA
The Nicotiana sylvestris chromosome 11, ASM39365v2, whole genome shotgun sequence DNA segment above includes these coding regions:
- the LOC138881288 gene encoding uncharacterized protein yields the protein MCPPPVGDAIVVDRIYRSCVVTIGSLETRVNLLLFDMVDFDVILGMDWLSPYHSILDCHAKTVTLALSGSPQLEWRGTPSYSTSRVISYVKARHMVEKGCLAYLDYVCDSSTEVPYMDLVPVVCEFLEVFPVDLPGMPPNKDIDFCINLVPGTQSISILPYHIAPPELKELKEQLQDFLDKGFIRPSVSLWGVLVLFVKKKDGSMRMCIDYQQLNKVTIKNKYPLPRIDDLFDQL